In Caloenas nicobarica isolate bCalNic1 chromosome 5, bCalNic1.hap1, whole genome shotgun sequence, a single genomic region encodes these proteins:
- the LOC135989510 gene encoding uncharacterized protein LOC135989510 isoform X3, with the protein MLKNIAEDLRNRLPIEAMFNSEHQAVQKIHQHPLPMIHVDAFLYDDDFVDSLCEEGKMSRSYCTECGSYKTAPLEFISHSFSLMELKFLYQHVLPDLTGKVVVDVGSRLGAVLFAGYLYSSASQLYGVEMNADFCQLQEMMITKYQFIDRIKVVHADICTQASLLQKADVVVMNNVFEYFLDRQEQARAWEFIACNVRKRGSLLVTVPSLKESLSKLQTDIQLSQWVEEMQLNYDVYMEKDVDREALEQIHLYKIL; encoded by the exons ATGCTCAAAAATATCGCTGAAGATTTGCGGAATCGTTTACCCATCGAGGCAATGTTTAATTCGGAACATCAAGCTGTTCAGAAA ATACACCAGCATCCACTGCCCATGATTCATGTTGATGCATTCCTTTATGATGATGATTTTGTTGATTCATTGtgtgaggaaggaaaaatgagtAGGAGCTACTGCACGGAGTGTGGCTCATACAAGACTGCACCTTTAG AGTTTATTTCGCATTCCTTTTCCCTCATGGAACTGAAGTTTCTTTATCAACATGTACTGCCTGACCTGACAGGAAAGGTAGTGGTTGACGTTGGCTCCAGGCTTGGTGCAGTGCTATTTGCG GGTTATCTTTATAGCTCAGCATCCCAACTGTATGGAGTAGAAATGAATGCAGACTTTTGCCAGTTGCAAGAAATGATGATTACAAAATACCAGTTCATTGACAGAATAAAG gtAGTTCATGCAGACATCTGTACTCAGGCTTCACTTCTTCAGAAGGCTGATGTTGTTGTAATGAATAATgtctttgaatattttcttgACAGACAGGAACAGGCCAG aGCTTGGGAGTTTATTGCTTGTAATGTAAGGAAAAGAGGATCCTTGTTGGTGACAGTTCCAAGCCTTAAAGAATCGCTCTCAAAGCTCCAG ACAGATATACAGCTCAGCCAGTGGGTCGAAGAGATGCAACTAAACTATGATGTGTACATGGAAAAGGATGTTGACAGAGAAGCACTCgaacaaatacatttatacAAGATTCTCTAG